One Candidatus Atribacteria bacterium genomic window carries:
- a CDS encoding U32 family peptidase — MKRPELLAPAGSLEKLKMAIIYGADAVYLGGENFGLRAGAKNFTLKQLSEGIKFAHERGRRIYLTLNIIPHNEDLEGLPEYVSKLRELGLDAVIVSDPGVLKIVKNIIPEMEIHLSTQANSTNYAAVNFWYEQGIRRIILSRELSLSEIKEIIKKSPPDMKIETFIHGAMCISYSGRCLLSNYMINRDANRGDCAHSCRWRYYLMEETRPGEYFPVYEDKKGAYFFNSKDLCMIEHIPSLIKAGISAFKIEGRMKSSFYVATVVKAYRQLIDSYLSKPSEFSYDEKWSDEIKKVSHRYFTTGFYFSKPGGEEQRYDSCDYVQTYDFAGLILDYNTDNQIAIIEQKNRIFVGDEIEIFGPDNDFFTQKIEKMWNEEGGEIEVAPHAKQIIRIKMSKAVKPWYIIRKFNKV, encoded by the coding sequence ATGAAAAGACCGGAATTATTGGCCCCGGCTGGCAGTTTAGAAAAATTAAAGATGGCAATTATTTATGGAGCAGATGCCGTATATTTAGGCGGCGAAAATTTCGGATTAAGAGCAGGAGCGAAAAACTTTACTCTAAAACAATTATCAGAAGGGATAAAATTTGCCCATGAAAGAGGTAGGAGGATTTATCTAACTCTTAACATAATTCCTCACAATGAAGACCTGGAAGGATTACCCGAATATGTATCAAAATTAAGGGAATTGGGTTTAGATGCAGTCATCGTATCAGATCCAGGGGTGCTAAAAATAGTGAAAAATATTATTCCGGAGATGGAGATTCATTTAAGTACCCAGGCAAATTCCACTAATTACGCAGCGGTGAATTTCTGGTATGAACAGGGGATTAGAAGGATAATTCTATCTCGGGAATTATCCTTAAGCGAGATAAAAGAAATAATAAAAAAATCTCCTCCTGATATGAAAATTGAAACCTTTATACATGGAGCTATGTGTATTTCCTATTCGGGTAGATGCCTATTAAGTAATTATATGATAAATCGGGATGCCAACCGGGGAGATTGCGCCCATTCCTGCAGATGGAGATATTATCTTATGGAAGAGACCAGACCGGGGGAATATTTTCCGGTATACGAAGATAAGAAGGGGGCTTACTTTTTTAATTCTAAAGACCTGTGTATGATAGAACACATTCCTTCACTAATAAAAGCAGGGATATCTGCTTTTAAAATTGAAGGGAGAATGAAGAGTTCGTTTTATGTCGCAACCGTGGTCAAGGCTTATCGCCAGCTTATTGACAGTTATCTTTCAAAACCGAGTGAATTTTCTTATGATGAAAAATGGTCAGATGAGATAAAAAAAGTGAGTCATAGATATTTTACTACCGGATTTTACTTTAGCAAACCAGGCGGAGAGGAACAAAGATATGATAGCTGCGATTATGTCCAGACTTATGATTTTGCCGGACTGATACTTGATTATAATACTGACAATCAGATAGCTATCATAGAACAGAAAAACAGGATATTTGTAGGAGATGAAATTGAAATATTTGGTCCGGATAATGATTTTTTCACCCAGAAAATCGA
- a CDS encoding Nif3-like dinuclear metal center hexameric protein, whose translation MKVKNLLNNLDKVAPFFLQESFDNSGIQFADLESPITKILLSLDLTQSILDEAIENKANLIIVHHPLLFSPLKQITKQKNPLLYQVISSQINLLSMHTNYDLAEGGLNDYVANLLKIKKISPLQSSSEKIFKLAVYVPGQHADKVSQAIFEAGAGKIGKYTETSFNVAGQGTFKPMEGTNPFIGKIGKKETVQEIKIETVVTERNLKSVVHAIKDIHPYEEPAFDLYELKTKPSYGIGLIGEIDEEVEISKFSLEVKNQLQARYTRLIKSNNRKIKKVALCTGAGGSLLEQVSQQDVDLYLTGDITYHTAIRAKELGLNVLDVEHFDTEKFFVDALYNQMIKLGIHQDILIRSNKMESPYQVL comes from the coding sequence ATGAAGGTAAAAAATCTTTTAAATAATTTAGATAAAGTTGCCCCTTTTTTCTTGCAGGAAAGTTTTGATAATAGTGGTATTCAATTTGCCGACCTTGAATCTCCGATAACAAAAATATTGCTATCCTTAGATTTAACTCAAAGCATCTTAGATGAAGCCATAGAAAATAAAGCAAATTTAATTATCGTCCATCATCCTCTTCTCTTTTCTCCCTTGAAACAGATTACCAAGCAAAAAAATCCTCTGCTCTATCAGGTCATCAGCAGTCAAATCAATCTTTTATCAATGCATACGAATTACGACCTGGCCGAAGGGGGATTAAATGATTATGTAGCTAATTTATTAAAGATAAAGAAAATTTCTCCTCTGCAGAGCAGTTCAGAAAAAATTTTCAAGCTGGCAGTATATGTTCCTGGTCAGCATGCCGATAAAGTTAGCCAGGCAATCTTTGAAGCAGGAGCGGGAAAGATTGGCAAATATACTGAAACGTCTTTTAATGTTGCCGGCCAAGGAACTTTTAAACCAATGGAAGGAACCAATCCATTTATCGGAAAAATAGGTAAAAAAGAGACCGTCCAAGAGATAAAAATAGAGACTGTGGTAACAGAAAGAAATTTGAAATCAGTTGTACACGCAATAAAAGATATTCATCCTTACGAAGAACCGGCTTTTGATCTATACGAACTTAAAACAAAACCTTCTTATGGGATAGGTTTAATCGGAGAGATAGATGAAGAAGTAGAAATTTCTAAATTCTCCCTGGAAGTGAAAAATCAACTCCAAGCTCGCTATACCAGACTTATTAAATCCAACAATAGAAAAATAAAAAAAGTAGCCCTATGTACTGGAGCCGGTGGTTCTCTCTTAGAACAAGTTAGCCAGCAAGATGTTGATTTATATTTAACTGGAGATATCACCTATCATACTGCAATCCGAGCCAAAGAATTGGGGTTGAATGTTTTGGATGTTGAACATTTTGATACGGAAAAATTTTTCGTTGATGCTCTTTATAATCAAATGATAAAACTGGGAATTCACCAAGATATTTTGATTAGAAGCAATAAAATGGAATCACCATATCAAGTACTATAA